A window from Vigna angularis cultivar LongXiaoDou No.4 chromosome 7, ASM1680809v1, whole genome shotgun sequence encodes these proteins:
- the LOC108338365 gene encoding protein argonaute 4 — protein MSSFGTNGAEESLPPPPPAIPSDVVPIKMEPEKKKVLRLPIARRGLASKGMKLRLLTNHFRVNVGNTDGHFFQYSVSLSYEDGRPVEGKGVGRKVLDRVQETYNSELNGKDFAYDGEKTLFTLGSLARNRLEFTVVLEDVVSAGRNNGNASPDGHGEINENDKKRMRRPNRAKTFKVEINFASKIPLQAIVNALRGQESDNYQEAIRVLDIILRQHAAKQGCLLVRQSFFHNDPKNFADVGGGVLGCRGFHSSFRTTQSGLSLNIDVSTTMIVTPGPVVDFLISNQNVKDPFSLDWVKAKRTLKNLRIKASPSNKEYKITGLSDLPCKDQLFTLKRKGGVDGDDTEEVTVYDYFVNRRNIDLRYSGDLPCINVGKPKRPTYIPLELCSLVSLQRYTKALTTLQRSSLVEKSRQKPPERMRVLTDALSRSNYGSEPMLRNCGISINSGFTEVEGRVLQAPRLKFGNGEDFNPRNGRWNFNQKKLVRPVKIEKWAVVNFSARCDVRGLVRDLIKCGQMKGIAIEQPFDVFEEDFRNKRSPPLVRVEKMLEFVQSKLPGPPQFLLCLLPERKNSELYGPWKKRNLADFGIVTQCIAPQRVNDQYLTNVLLKINAKLGGLNSILGAEHAPSIPVVSRAPTIVIGMDVSHGSPGQTDIPSIAAVVSSLEWPLISKYRACVRTQSPKVEMIDNLFKKVSDGVDEGIIRELLLDFYRSSGNKKPDNIIIFRDGVSESQFNQVLNIELDQIIEACKFLDEKWNPKFLVIVAQKNHHTKFFQADAPDNVPPGTVIDNKICHPRNYDFYMCAHAGMIGTSRPTHYHVLLDEIGFSADDLQELVHSLSYVYQRSTTAISVVAPICYAHLAATQMGQFMKFEERSETASSHSGAHPVPQLPRLNDNVSSSMFFC, from the exons ATGTCTTCGTTTGGGACAAATGGCGCTGAGGAATCCCTGCCTCCGCCACCACCTGCTATCCCATCAGATGTAGTGCCTATCAAAATGGAGCCGGAGAAAAAGAAGGTCCTGAGGCTTCCAATAGCCAGGCGTGGCCTTGCTTCTAAAGGGATGAAGTTGCGACTTCTTACTAATCACTTCAGAGTAAATGTTGGAAACACTGACGGTCACTTTTTTCAGTATAGT GTATCTCTTTCTTATGAAGATGGACGCCCTGTAGAGGGTAAGGGTGTGGGGAGAAAGGTCCTTGACAGGGTTCAGGAGACATACAATTCTGAATTAAACGGGAAGGATTTTGCCTATGATGGCGAGAAGACACTTTTTACCCTTGGCTCTCTTGCCCGTAATCGTCTTGAGTTTACTGTTGTTCTTGAGGATGTTGTCTCTGCTGGCAG AAATAATGGAAATGCCAGCCCTGATGGACATGGAGAAATCAATGAGAACGACAAGAAGAGAATGAGGCGTCCAAATAGAGCGAAAACTTTTAAAGTTGAGATTAATTTTGCTTCAAAGATTCCACTGCAAGCCATTGTCAATGCTCTCCGTGGACAGGAATCTGATAACTATCAGGAAGCAATAAGAGTTCTTGATATCATTCTGAGGCAGCACGCTGCTAAACA AGGCTGTTTGCTTGTGCGCCAGTCGTTCTTCCATAATGATCCGAAGAATTTTGCTGATGTAGGAGGAGGTGTTCTTGGCTGTCGGGGATTCCATTCTAGTTTTAGAACCACCCAGAGTGGCTTGTCACTTAACATAG ATGTCTCAACCACAATGATAGTTACCCCTGGGCCTGTGGTGGACTTCCTCATTTCCAATCAGAATGTAAAAGATCCGTTTTCTCTGGACTGGGTAAAG GCCAAGAGAACACTGAAAAATTTGAGGATTAAAGCAAGTCCATCCAATAAAGAGTATAAAATTACTGGGCTTAGTGACCTCCCGTGCAAAGACCAACT GTTTACATTAAAGAGAAAGGGTGGAGTTGATGGTGATGACACTGAGGAGGTGACCgtgtatgattattttgttaatcGTCGAAACATTGATCTCCGCTACTCAGGTGATCTACCATGTATTAATGTTGGAAAGCCGAAGCGGCCAACATATATTCCCCTTGAG CTTTGCTCTTTGGTATCCCTTCAACGCTATACCAAAGCTCTAACCACACTCCAAAGATCCTCATTGGTGGAGAAATCTAGGCAGAAGCCTCCAGAGAGGATGAGAGTGTTGACAGAT GCTTTGAGTCGAAGCAATTATGGTTCTGAACCTATGCTTCGTAATTGTGGTATTTCTATCAACTCTGGCTTTACTGAAGTTGAAGGTCGTGTTTTACAAGCTCCAAGG TTAAAGTTTGGAAATGGGGAGGATTTCAATCCAAGAAATGGGAGGTGGAACTTCAATCAAAAG AAATTAGTTAGGCctgtaaaaattgaaaaatgggCTGTCGTTAACTTTTCTGCCCGATGTGATGTACGAGGACTTGTTAGGGATCTCATCAAGTGCGGTCAAATGAAAGGAATT GCTATTGAACAACCTTTTGACGTCTTTGAAGAAGATTTTCGCAATAAACGATCCCCACCTTTGGTTAGAGTCGAGAAAATGCTTGAGTTTGTACAATCTAAACTTCCAGGGCCTCCACAATTTCTTCTTTGTCTACTTCCTGAAAGGAAAAATTCTGAACTATATG GTCCATGGAAGAAGAGGAATCTTGCTGATTTTGGGATTGTTACACAGTGTATAGCGCCTCAAAGGGTCAATGATCAATATTTGACCAATGTTTTGCTGAAAATCAATGCCAAG CTTGGTGGCTTGAATTCTATTTTAGGAGCTGAACATGCTCCTTCTATCCCAGTTGTTTCCAGAGCCCCCACCATTGTTATTGGCATGGACGTGTCTCATGGCTCCCCAGGGCAAACTGATATTCCTTCTATTGCAGCG GTGGTTAGCTCTCTGGAGTGGCCTCTAATATCAAAGTATAGAGCATGTGTCCGAACCCAGTCTCCGAAGGTTGAAATGATTGACAATTTGTTTAAGAAAGTCTCCGATGGGGTGGACGAAGGCATAATTAG GGAGTTACTTCTTGACTTCTACAGAAGTTCTGGGAATAAAAAGCCTGACAATATAATCATATTCAG gGATGGAGTCAGTGAGTCCCAGTTCAATCAAGTTTTAAACATCGAGCTCGATCAAATTATAGAG GCTTGCAAGTTTTTAGATGAGAAGTGGAATCCCAAGTTTTTGGTTATTGTGGCTCAAAAGAACCACCATACTAAATTCTTTCAAGCAGATGCTCCCGACAATGTTCCTCCTG GAACTGTGATTGATAACAAAATTTGTCATCCTCGGAATTATGACTTTTACATGTGTGCACATGCTGGAATGATT GGTACTAGTAGGCCTACACATTATCATGTTCTGTTAGATGAGATTGGGTTTTCAGCTGATGATCTGCAGGAACTTGTGCACTCGTTATCATACGT GTATCAGAGGAGCACCACTGCCATATCTGTTG